The proteins below come from a single Oncorhynchus gorbuscha isolate QuinsamMale2020 ecotype Even-year linkage group LG12, OgorEven_v1.0, whole genome shotgun sequence genomic window:
- the LOC123990588 gene encoding LOW QUALITY PROTEIN: solute carrier family 35 member F6-like (The sequence of the model RefSeq protein was modified relative to this genomic sequence to represent the inferred CDS: deleted 1 base in 1 codon) — MAWTKYQLFLAGLMLTTGSINTLSAKWADMFSAKGCKDSPEHTFSHPFVQAVGMFLGELSCLVVFHMLLCHDRRRPEPKMNTGQSFNPLLFLPPALCDMTATSIMYVALNMTSASSFQMLRGAVIIFTGLLSVAFLGRRLVASQWTGIFVTILGLVMVGLADFISGNKDDSHKLSEVITGDLLIIMAQVIAAVQMVLEEKFVYKHDVHPLRAVGTEGFFGFFILSLLLIPFFYIPVGSFSNNPRHVLEDALDAFCQIGHNPMIILALLGNTVSIAFFNFAGISVTKEISATTRMVLDSLRTVVIWVVSLALGWEQFHGLQVLGFIVLLVGAALYNGLHRPLLAKIPCCANMVEEEERNPAERARLLDEGRVQEET, encoded by the exons ATGGCTTGGACAAAGTATCAACTCTTTCTTGCGGGTCTTATGCTCACAACCGGCTCTATCAACACGCTATCGGCAAA ATGGGCTGACATGTTCTCCGCAAAGGGTTGCAAAGACTCCCCTGAACACACATTCTCCCACCCATTTGTACAG gccgTAGGGATGTTCCTGGGGGAGCTCAGTTGTCTGGTCGTCTTCCACATGCTGCTTTGTCACGACAGACGAAGACCAGAGCCCAAGATGAACACGGGCCAGAGCTTcaaccccctcctcttcctc ccccctgCCCTCTGTGACATGACCGCTACCTCCATCATGTATGTTG CCCTGAACATGACGAGTGCCTCCAGCTTCCAGATGCTGCGTGGGGCGGTGATCATCTTCACGGGCCTGCTGTCGGTGGCCTTCCTGGGGCGCCGCCTGGTGGCCAGTCAGTGGACGGGCATCTTTGTCACTATTCTGGGCCTGGTGATGGTGGGCCTGGCCGACTTCATAAGCGGAAACAAGGATGACTCACACAAACTCAGCGAGGTCATCACTG GTGATCTTCTGATCATAATGGCCCAGGTCATTGCGGCTGTCCAGATGGTTCTGGAGGAGAAGTTTGTCTACAAGCATGACGTTCATCCTTTACGGGCCGTGGGCACTGAAG ggTTCTTTGGCTTCTTCATCCTCTCGCTGCTCCTTATCCCCTTTTTCTACATCCCGGTGGGGAGCTTTAGCAACAACCCCCGACACGTTCTCGAGGACGCGCTGGACGCCTTCTGCCAGATCGGCCACAACCCCATGATCATCCTGGCGTTGCTCGGCAACACAGTGTCCATCGCCTTCTTCAACTTCGCCGGCATCTCCGTCACCAAGGAAATCAGCGCCACCACGCGCATGGTGCTGGACAGTCTGCGCACCGTGGTGATCTGGGTGGTCAGTCTGGCTCTGGGCTGGGAGCAGTTCCATGGTTTACAGGTTCTGGGTTTCATTGTGTTGTTGGTGGGTGCAGCGCTTTATAATGGACTTCATCGCCCCCTGCTGGCCAAGATTCCATGCTGCGCCAAcatggtggaggaagaggagcgcAACCCGGCAGAGAGGGCAAGACTGCTGGATGAGGGAAGGGTGCAGGAGGAGACTTAA
- the LOC123991572 gene encoding H2.0-like homeobox protein isoform X1, which translates to MYTAGLNPFYASNFSLWSAYCAGGFAMDTMKKPSFCIADILQVGDAENIPGSSALMTHMGHRSQVHASGSPLRPSPVGPEQSIYGGRVNPGSPYHRHGIHLTSVSRTSLSSQQAPPPSSKDLKFGIDRILSTDFDPKTKDISSLRDLTSIVSSNRQSGIQPASQYFASIDPGMSDASSMMSSLNSARHSGQHQFQDTFPGPYAVLTKDTMPQTYKRKRSWSRAVFSNLQRKGLEKRFEIQKYVTKPDRKQLAAMLGLTDAQVKVWFQNRRMKWRHSKEAQAQKDKEKETPDKSLTEAESKEPEESECESEASESDFEDGQEDKSDMDISEHNKTSVIMTGAIPVSTEEANSVSALTEAVPSSQMLI; encoded by the exons ATGTATACGGCCGGACTCAACCCGTTTTACGCATCGAATTTTAGTCTTTGGTCTGCTTATTGTGCGGGTGGTTTCGCTATGGATACAATGAAGAAGCCCTCATTTTGCATTGCTGACATTTTGCAGGTCGGTGATGCTGAGAACATCCCGGGATCCTCGGCCCTCATGACTCATATGGGACACCGTTCTCAGGTTCACGCCTCTGGATCGCCATTGCGTCCTTCACCAGTGGGGCCAGAGCAGTCGATCTACGGTGGGAGAGTGAACCCCGGGTCTCCGTATCACAGACACGGAATACACTTAACTTCGGTATCTAGAACGAGTCTCAGCTCCCAACAAGCTCCCCCACCTTCAAGCAAGGACCTCAAGTTCGGAATCGATCGGATATTGTCAACAGACTTCGACCCCAAAACAAAAGACATATCGTCTTTAAGAG ATCTCACGTCCATTGTTAGCTCGAACCGTCAGTCAGGGATCCAGCCAGCGAGCCAGTACTTCGCATCCATAGACCCGGGGATGAGCGACGCGTCCTCCATGATGAGCTCACTAAACAGCGCCAGGCATTCAGGGCAGCATCAGTTTCAGGACACCTTTCCAG gtccATATGCTGTCCTTACTAAAGACACGATGCCACAGACGTACAAAAGGAAGAGGTCCTGGTCGCGGGCGGTCTTCTCCAACCTGCAAAGAAAAGGGCTTGAGAAACGATTCGAAATACAGAAATACGTCACCAAACCCGACAGAAAACAACTGGCTGCAATGCTTGGCCTAACAGACGCACAG GTCAAAGTGTGGTTCCAAAACAGGCGCATGAAGTGGAGGCATTCGAAAGAAGCACAGGCACAGAAAGATAAGGAGAAGGAGACCCCGGACAAGTCACTGACAGAGGCCGAGTCCAAGGAGCCGGAAGAGTCCGAGTGTGAGAGCGAAGCAAGCGAGTCCGATTTCGAGGATGGACAGGAGGACAAGAGTGACATGGACATTTCTGAGCACAACAAGACTAGTGTGATCATGACCGGGGCCATCCCTGTGAGTACCGAGGAGGCGAACTCAGTCAGTGCCCTTACAGAAGCTGTGCCATCATCGCAAATGTTAATATGA
- the LOC123991572 gene encoding H2.0-like homeobox protein isoform X2, whose protein sequence is MYTAGLNPFYASNFSLWSAYCAGGFAMDTMKKPSFCIADILQVGDAENIPGSSALMTHMGHRSQVHASGSPLRPSPVGPEQSIYGGRVNPGSPYHRHGIHLTSVSRTSLSSQQAPPPSSKDLKFGIDRILSTDFDPKTKDISSLRGPFIYTGPYAVLTKDTMPQTYKRKRSWSRAVFSNLQRKGLEKRFEIQKYVTKPDRKQLAAMLGLTDAQVKVWFQNRRMKWRHSKEAQAQKDKEKETPDKSLTEAESKEPEESECESEASESDFEDGQEDKSDMDISEHNKTSVIMTGAIPVSTEEANSVSALTEAVPSSQMLI, encoded by the exons ATGTATACGGCCGGACTCAACCCGTTTTACGCATCGAATTTTAGTCTTTGGTCTGCTTATTGTGCGGGTGGTTTCGCTATGGATACAATGAAGAAGCCCTCATTTTGCATTGCTGACATTTTGCAGGTCGGTGATGCTGAGAACATCCCGGGATCCTCGGCCCTCATGACTCATATGGGACACCGTTCTCAGGTTCACGCCTCTGGATCGCCATTGCGTCCTTCACCAGTGGGGCCAGAGCAGTCGATCTACGGTGGGAGAGTGAACCCCGGGTCTCCGTATCACAGACACGGAATACACTTAACTTCGGTATCTAGAACGAGTCTCAGCTCCCAACAAGCTCCCCCACCTTCAAGCAAGGACCTCAAGTTCGGAATCGATCGGATATTGTCAACAGACTTCGACCCCAAAACAAAAGACATATCGTCTTTAAGAG GtccctttatttatacaggtccATATGCTGTCCTTACTAAAGACACGATGCCACAGACGTACAAAAGGAAGAGGTCCTGGTCGCGGGCGGTCTTCTCCAACCTGCAAAGAAAAGGGCTTGAGAAACGATTCGAAATACAGAAATACGTCACCAAACCCGACAGAAAACAACTGGCTGCAATGCTTGGCCTAACAGACGCACAG GTCAAAGTGTGGTTCCAAAACAGGCGCATGAAGTGGAGGCATTCGAAAGAAGCACAGGCACAGAAAGATAAGGAGAAGGAGACCCCGGACAAGTCACTGACAGAGGCCGAGTCCAAGGAGCCGGAAGAGTCCGAGTGTGAGAGCGAAGCAAGCGAGTCCGATTTCGAGGATGGACAGGAGGACAAGAGTGACATGGACATTTCTGAGCACAACAAGACTAGTGTGATCATGACCGGGGCCATCCCTGTGAGTACCGAGGAGGCGAACTCAGTCAGTGCCCTTACAGAAGCTGTGCCATCATCGCAAATGTTAATATGA
- the LOC123991572 gene encoding H2.0-like homeobox protein isoform X3: protein MYTAGLNPFYASNFSLWSAYCAGGFAMDTMKKPSFCIADILQVGDAENIPGSSALMTHMGHRSQVHASGSPLRPSPVGPEQSIYGGRVNPGSPYHRHGIHLTSVSRTSLSSQQAPPPSSKDLKFGIDRILSTDFDPKTKDISSLRGPYAVLTKDTMPQTYKRKRSWSRAVFSNLQRKGLEKRFEIQKYVTKPDRKQLAAMLGLTDAQVKVWFQNRRMKWRHSKEAQAQKDKEKETPDKSLTEAESKEPEESECESEASESDFEDGQEDKSDMDISEHNKTSVIMTGAIPVSTEEANSVSALTEAVPSSQMLI, encoded by the exons ATGTATACGGCCGGACTCAACCCGTTTTACGCATCGAATTTTAGTCTTTGGTCTGCTTATTGTGCGGGTGGTTTCGCTATGGATACAATGAAGAAGCCCTCATTTTGCATTGCTGACATTTTGCAGGTCGGTGATGCTGAGAACATCCCGGGATCCTCGGCCCTCATGACTCATATGGGACACCGTTCTCAGGTTCACGCCTCTGGATCGCCATTGCGTCCTTCACCAGTGGGGCCAGAGCAGTCGATCTACGGTGGGAGAGTGAACCCCGGGTCTCCGTATCACAGACACGGAATACACTTAACTTCGGTATCTAGAACGAGTCTCAGCTCCCAACAAGCTCCCCCACCTTCAAGCAAGGACCTCAAGTTCGGAATCGATCGGATATTGTCAACAGACTTCGACCCCAAAACAAAAGACATATCGTCTTTAAGAG gtccATATGCTGTCCTTACTAAAGACACGATGCCACAGACGTACAAAAGGAAGAGGTCCTGGTCGCGGGCGGTCTTCTCCAACCTGCAAAGAAAAGGGCTTGAGAAACGATTCGAAATACAGAAATACGTCACCAAACCCGACAGAAAACAACTGGCTGCAATGCTTGGCCTAACAGACGCACAG GTCAAAGTGTGGTTCCAAAACAGGCGCATGAAGTGGAGGCATTCGAAAGAAGCACAGGCACAGAAAGATAAGGAGAAGGAGACCCCGGACAAGTCACTGACAGAGGCCGAGTCCAAGGAGCCGGAAGAGTCCGAGTGTGAGAGCGAAGCAAGCGAGTCCGATTTCGAGGATGGACAGGAGGACAAGAGTGACATGGACATTTCTGAGCACAACAAGACTAGTGTGATCATGACCGGGGCCATCCCTGTGAGTACCGAGGAGGCGAACTCAGTCAGTGCCCTTACAGAAGCTGTGCCATCATCGCAAATGTTAATATGA